One genomic region from Hirundo rustica isolate bHirRus1 chromosome 5, bHirRus1.pri.v3, whole genome shotgun sequence encodes:
- the SOD3 gene encoding extracellular superoxide dismutase [Cu-Zn], with protein MFLIISLVTGLALSASGVMTDKETDPRQDSLHEIQKQVNDLWQNLLYPVTRGNETDWMIYTTCEMKPSSKIDTDKPQVTGQVLFRQSYSYGRLEAIFYLDGFPLDNNQSSRAIHIHELGDLSNGCDSTGGHYNPFRVNHPRHPGDFGNFLPKDGKIRKYKTNLFATVFGPYSIMGRSVVIHEQEDDMGKGNNQASLENGNAGKRLACCVIGISSKNLWEEKLPEVMDKKKRGLNKRMYNQA; from the coding sequence ATGTTTCTGATTATTTCTCTGGTCACTGGGCTTGCCCTCTCTGCCTCTGGTGTCATGACAGACAAGGAAACTGACCCACGCCAGGACTCATTGcatgaaatacagaaacaagTGAATGACCTCTGGCAGAATTTGCTCTACCCAGTAACACGTGGTAACGAGACTGATTGGATGATTTACACCACTTGTGAAATGAAGCCCAGCTCCAAAATAGATACTGACAAGCCACAAGTGACTGGACAAGTCTTATTCAGGCAGTCTTACTCATATGGAAGACTGGAAGCCATTTTTTACTTGGATGGCTTTCCACTGGATAACAATCAGTCTAGCAGAGCTATACACATCCACGAGCTTGGAGACCTCAGCAATGGCTGTGATTCTACAGGGGGGCACTATAACCCTTTCAGAGTGAACCACCCTCGTCACCCAGGAGACTTTGGCAACTTTCTTCCTAAAGACGgcaaaatcagaaaatacaaaacaaacctCTTTGCCACAGTCTTTGGTCCATATTCCATCATGGGCAGATCTGTTGTGATCCATGAGCAGGAAGATGACATGGGCAAGGGCAATAATCAGGCCAgtttggaaaatggaaatgctgGGAAACGTCTGGCTTGCTGTGTGATTGGGATAAGCAGCAAGAACTTGTGGGAAGAGAAACTGCCTGAAGTTATGGACAAGAAGAAGAGAGGGCTCAACAAAAGAATGTACAACCAGGCTTAG